The Solanum dulcamara chromosome 2, daSolDulc1.2, whole genome shotgun sequence region CTCTTTTAACTACAAAATTTCATAACATATagaagttaaaatattttttctaaacaCATAATAAATACTATATTGGATCTCTGAGCTTTTTATTCGCTTTGTTCTTTATGTTTTACATTTCTTATATTAATACTGTTCGATAATGATATTATGTAACTAATTAAATTACactaatatttaaaaaaaatacaactatATAACTCATTAAATCCATTTATCCAAAACAGGGACTCCATGCATGTGttggaatttgaattttgatgtaaGACTTTTTATTGTATAGTTGAAGTATGGATATAAATTCAAATATGATCTAACTGCATTTAACCCTTTttgacttcttctttttttctatagGTGACGGTGATAAAATAGGGTTGGCTTCATTTATTgcacatatatacaaaaaaagttaattaaattGTATACATTTTATTTTCCAATATTGCATTTTAAAGTTATCCGTTCACAAGGACGGTTATAGAAGTCGGTCTATTGTTTCATGTGagctaaataatttttattcaaattaagtatatttttagtcattattaaataattattatttttcgcTAAAAAATATTCGATGGCTATTTCATCAAGCAAGAATGGTTTAAGTAAATTGGTGACCTAAAGTTAAATCTAAATGGAGCCTTAAATttctaatacatattttttatgaagtttATTATAGTCAATTatttaatctttcttgatacATTGTATCAAGATTTATCAAAAGTCGGTCTATTGTTTCACGTGagctaaataatttttattcagattaaggatatttttagtcattattaaacaattattattttttgctaaAAAATATTCGATGGCTATTTCATCAAGCAAGAATGGTTTAAGTAAATTGGTGACCTAAAGTTAAATCTAAATGGAGCCTTAAATttctaatacatattttttatgaagtttattatagccaattatttaatttttcttgatACATTGTATCAAGATTTATCAAAAGTCGGTCTATTGTTTCACGTGagctaaataatttttatacagaTTAGGGatatttttagtcattattaaacaattattatttttcgcTAAAAAATATTCGATGGCTATTTCATCAAGCAAGAATGGTTTAAGTAAATTGGTGACCTAAAGTTAAATCTAAATGGAGCCTTAAATttctaatacatattttttatgaagtttATTATAGCCAATTatttaatctttcttgatacATTATATCAAGATTTATCAAATTTCTGTTACTCCTTTCCTCTTATATGAAAAGTTTATATTTTCTACAAAATCTACTtgatatctaaaaaaaaaaaaaaaaaaaaaaaaaaaaaaaaaaaaaccttacaacctattatttttgtaaaaaaaatgagGTCCCTCAAATTTAGGGCTAAGGcaattgctttttttttttaaagttgtaGAGCCGACCCTACCGACAGATATTTTAATTAGAtcaatgagaaaataaaaaatattatgtggTTATTCTCATTATTTCACAAGAATTTGTTTCCATACAATTAGTTGGTTCGATGAGAATGAGgtggaaaaaaattatattttataacataatttttcattaatccGCGACAGAAAAAACATCTATTTCTAATGTTGAGTGAGTTTCTtaatataaatttcaaattccGAATCTACATGCCTCTATGAACTCGTTTTCATTATTTTCTGTAATCTTAGGGACTGTTTGGTTATGGGATAAGCCCAAAgctaatacataaataattttgattattcatgtattcattttaTACCATATTTGATTTGCAAATAGGATAAAagttattcatatattatttttgtacaTTATTTAATTGGTAGGTTTCGAAATGTTGTATAAAAGTTATTTAGGTATTAATTTATATGGCGTTTGATTGTGTTTTTTGTAATCCTATATAATTGATACTTACATAACTTATAGgaaatttatgtataatttttgTGAAATAGAAAGTGAaataagttatgtgggtattagttatgtattaaaataataaattatacgTTTACATCTATCAATTTACTTTTAAACGTATATTAATTCacaacaaatcaaataattaatatatataaaagaagcactactaaattttttctttaaatttttttatcttgTTAATTGCTTAATCctacaaaattattattattattattattattattattattattattattattattattattaagacAAAAACTCCAAACATCATCACACCATTTATTTATACCAAAAATACTAGAACGCCACAACACACTCAAATATGACATTTATTCATCCAAAGATTTCCTTTGAATAATTTCTTACTAGACCGCCATACCaattacttaattatttttagttatttattatttatttttattatttttaattattaatatttacttaattttaatgagttatattggtagttatttattttaataaatataataagtaTTAGCTCAtatttagaaataaaaattagcATATTAATTTCTTTCCACCTTTACATAATTAAATtttgtataactaatacttACATAACTAATATCTGTGTAATAAAATCCTACATAACTAGTACttgcaaaaaaaattaagaaaaacttACACAAAATAGACccaattgtgaaactatttatccaaattggacTTAACTCAAACTATTTATCATTAATAGACTCATCGTCCAAACTATTTACTCTTACCCCTACTTTCTCCCTTTTAATTTCGCAAATAATGTCACGCTGACGTCAACATCACTGCTATGAAATAATCCTATGTGATATtccatcggtatattgatatcatACCGATATCATATAGAATTGAGTTTaattctttgtgatactccgtcggtatattgatatccTATCTATATCATATAAgattcatcatttttttaagaaataaaaataaaacaattaagagaaaattattaaaatcacaatcttatttattaaactataaattaataaaaaaatatattctttgtaaTACTCTATCAGAATATTGATATTATATCAATATCATATACGATTGAGTTTAATTCTATGTGATATAACTTCAcgtacattatatatatatatatgtttcgcGTTAAAACTATGAGAACTAAAACGATTGAATTTTTAGATAAATTCGACATAAATACTCTGCAACCGCCTTTGAGCACGTAATAATTTGAATTgaaattaattagaaattatcAAAAGAGAATTGGATGGAAGTTAGCTAGTACGTAGTTCGATTCATCTGTAATTTACCTAACCACTTTGCATGACCAACAATATTTCTATATATAGAAACAAAAAAGATTTTCAACatttttactaattttttttactgtTATAAAAGGGTCTatatataaagttgaataaaaatatattaatttattatttattttcacatTAAAATTTATTCCAATCTGATACACGTGTGTATCGAAATATATAGTAGTAATCAATTAATCAACAATATCTCAAATGAAAAAGTATTTTGTGATTAAAATGgatccaaaatttaaaatttatatatttatatatcaatttcaaattaatagtacaaaaaaagaatttacatttcaaatatttataaatatttcaataatttttaatacatatataaaatttagaTAATAGAAACATATAGTCGGTCCTCTAGATCCgccttatttatattttgagacATGAAATTTGGTATAAACAGTTTGGTTGACTATACATAAATTAACATACTAGATACAACACTATGTCATAATTACAAGGATAAAAACTCTCCTATTTGGATAATATTGcccttaaaaaataaatcaaaagcaCATATTTCTTTGAAGGACTTATAAACCTTGGTAAACATCACTATCTAATACTTATATTAATGTGAAAGAACCAAGTATTGTTATACTTCAGATTCAGgccaaatcgataaaccgcatcaaatcgataaatcaaattaaatcgGAAAAAAAtctgactagtggtttggtttgatttggtttagtgtttgaaaaaaaaaaccgaccattatagggttggtttgattttaactaaaaaaagtaaaaccgaacccaaatcgatccgattatagatatactatttttaaattatgttatacataaaaatatttattaaaatataatttataaatattttttaaaaatttttcataatttttattttctttcttacatttagatttggacttgagaagcccatctaaataatatacaaaaaaagtcatcttataaagttatattataaagttaaaacttcaaacagtgttctgtctccatcttatacattgatattttgtactagaactctttttaagaagcatttctctgtgttttttattagatactatgaaaaacccgagaaacccgaaaaaaactgaaaaacccgagaaaaattaatatcgaaaaacccgactttattgatttggtttggtttatagatttaataacccgacacaaatggtttgatttgatttgtaaaaaatccgaaccaacctgatccatgtacacccctagttcAGATACGCATAAGCTGATATGAATATTAtcatcataaatattttttaagaaatctaACTTCATGCATCAATTTTGagcttattttttaaattagtaaactaaagcaaatatttcaaatgacTTATGAGTAATTgaatattcaaatattatttatattacttaatagtatgaaatCATCTTCACTAATTTATGCCTCATTTTTCCACCAATAACTATTTTTTGGCAAAACAGTAGATAACCATCCATACCTACTTCCATGTATGACCCAAGAAATAGAACACCCTTTTGTATTTCTTGTGGCCAAACTTCCTCCAATCACATCCTTCCACATGTCCTctccccacccccaccccaaccCCCAACCCCCCTAGGGcaaaaaaacatttaaaaaaaaataccaaacgTGTAGATGTAAAGAATTAGGAGATTTAGGTCACCTTACAACTTATTTCAACTCCATTCCCCTCACCACAATTCAATTATAAACAAATCTTAGGATATCAAAAACAAAGAATttgatatgaattaattatataccaTGTAGAATCATTATTACTTTATtagtaatatttatatattgctataaacaAATATAGGATATACAATTAATGTAAATTGATTTTATTATATCAAATATcgaaattttagtttttatatatataaaattaagattactaaatattttttcttaaagaacagaaaaatctttaaaaagaaaaacatataaTATGGACCAAATATAGTCAAAATTTGTGATATCCTTCTATTAAAAGCTAACCCCTACCCCACCATGGCACCATGACCTATAAGAATTAACTATGTATTATGAACATTATATAAATTAGATATCATCAAGATCATGAATCTTGGTCTATATATATAgcaacacatttagaaaacaATCAATATCCCATTGCTTTTCTTGAAGAGAAATACAAAGAATTTTAATAGTGTGGGGGCTTTTACAATTGTTTTAGACAATCTATTGAGTCTTTTTTTTCACACACAATTTGCTTACCTACTTTCAATCTActacataagtctcaaaaaaaaaaaaaactatatatcAATCACACTACCATAAATTCCCAACAATAGTCGTCTCATTTCTTGCCATTGTTATAATGTTCTCTCTATAAACATACACCAAAACCTCGAGTTATTATATAATTCGTCGTTTAATAGAGCCTCTCAGTGTCAAAATTGAATATTTGGAtcgagttttttttttgataattttgaattaccactaaaaaaaagatttttatattGTCAGTGTGATAATAGATGTCGAGGATAGTAGCGGAAAATATATTGCAAGGGGGAGAAAGTGTACAATTTTATGATCAAAGAGTACAACAAGCCGTGGAGATGTCACAACCCAGCGCGTACTCTTCACCTACTCTAGGCCAAATGCTAAAGCGCGTAGGAGACGTCAGAAAAGAAGTCACCGGCGATGAAACTCCGGTACACCGGATTCTCGATACCAGTGATACTCAAAGCATATCATCTCATTCTCTTCCTTTTGTACTCTCTTTCAACAACCTCACCTACAGCGTAAAAGTCCGCCGGAAAATGAATTTTTCGTCGATACTCCGACGACCGGTCGCCGGGATTCCCATCACAGCCGCCGCCAGTGATCCACTCTCCGGAGAAAACCTGTTCACGAGTACGAAAGTCCTCCTGAACAACATCTCCGGTGAGGCACGGGACGGCGAGATAGTCGCCGTTCTAGGTGCATCAGGGTCGGGAAAATCGACCCTGATCGATGGCCTGGCGAATAGGATCGCGAAAGAGAGCTTGAAAGGGACAATAACTTTAAATGGGGAGCCACTTGATTCGAGATTGTTGAAAATAATCTCAGCATACGTAATGCAAGACGATCTTTTATACCCAATGTTGACCGTTGAAGAAACATTAATGTTTGCAGCTGAATTCAGATTGCCTCGTACTTTgtcaaaatcaaaaaagaaaatgagagtACAAGCTTTAATCGATCAGTTAGGACTACGAAATGCTGCAAAAACTATCATTGGCGATGAGGTACGTAAAGTAATAAAGCTAAAAATTTCGTTATATAAAAAGTAGTCTGTGAcgtatagtataattttttgtcGATGAACTTTTTGCTACAGGGACAAAAGAACAGTACACTAGATTCTCTCTCACACACTTTTACTGTTAATCATACTTTTATCCATAAGATTATGTTTAAAAAGTTggaaaatttatttcaaaataagtgttaatttatttatcaatataTAGTCCAATATATATTTCGAACTTTAAActtgaaatataaaatttgatagAGATAATTTGGTCCACTTTTCATAAAATGTCAAGTTTAAATTTTATGCACAGATCGTACAAATAGTATTTGCTTTATCACATCATGTATAAGGTAGAAGTAGAACCTTACAATTGTTTTCGTGTGACACGTATGTTTTGAGTTTAATGCTTGTATTAGTACAGGTTACGGAATGCTTCCCTCTTTAGATCACTTATAAGTTAAATTCAATTAACTATAATCTGGTAAAAAGTTTAATGATTGTAGTATTTTTTAACATTTAAATTTACTATTTCGAACAGGGTCATCGTGGAGTCTCCGGTGGTGAACGACGACGAGTTTCCATTGGAATAGATATTATTCATGACCCCATCATCTTGTTTCTGGACGAACCAACTTCAGGTCTTGATTCGACTAGTGCATACATGGTGGTGAAGGTTCTTCAACGAATTGCTCAAAGTGGAAGTATTGTTATCATGTCAATTCACCAGCCAAGTTATCGTATTCTCGGGTTATTGGATCGGATGCTCTTCTTGTCTCGTGGGCAAACGGTTTATAGTGGGTCGCCTATGAACCTTCCACATTTCTTTGCTGATTTCGGTCACCCTATACCAGATAGTGAAAATCGGACAGAGTTTGCCCTGGACCTAATTCGTGAGCTAGAAGGGTCCCCAGGAGGGACAAAAAGCTTGGTTGAGTTCAACAAAACATGGCAAAATACTAAAAGGAGCCATCAGAATCCCGAAACAGTAACATCTACACATGGATTGTCATTGAAGGAAGCGATTAGCGCGAGTATTTCTAGAGGGAAATTGGTTTCTGGTACAACAAGTGATATTCATACTAGTCCTACTTCTATGGTTCCTACTTACGCGAATCCCTTTTGGATCGAAATGCTTGTATTGTCCAAGAGGTCATTTACGAATTCTTGGAGGGTGCCTGAGTTATTTGGCATCCGTCTAGGGGCAATCGTGGTTACGGGGTTCATCCTAGCTACCATGTTTTGGCAACTTGACGATTCCCCTAAAGGGGTTCAAGAAAGGCTTGGTTTCTTTGCGTTCGCGATGTCTACAACTTTCTACACTTGCGCGGACGCGTTGCCCGTGTTCCTCCAAGAGAGGTACATTTTCATGAGGGAGACAGCTTATAATGCTTATAGGAGATCTTCCTATTGTCTCTCCCATGCTATAGTTTCTTTGCCAGCATTGATCTTTCTTAGCTTTACATTTGCTGCCATAACTTTTTGGGCTGTAGGTCTTGATGGTGGATTTTCGGGTTTTTTGTTCTATTTCGGGATAATACTAGCCTCCTTCTGGGCAGGGAATTCATTTGTTACGTTCCTCTCCGGTGTAGTTCCTAGTGTCATGATAGGTTACACCATCGTGGTCGCGATCCTAGCCTATTTCCTCCTGTTCTCTGGTTTCTTCATGAATCGCGATCGGATTCCACCTTATTGGATATGGTTTCACTACCTATCCCTGGTGAAATATCCTTATGAAGCTGTGTTACAAAATGAATTTAATGATCCAACAAAGTGTTTTGTCAAAGGGATTCAAATGTTTGATAATTCACCACTTGGAAATGTGTCTAATGAATTGAAGGAAAAATTGTTGAGTTCAATGAGTAACACATTGAATGTCAAAATTACAAGTTCAACATGTGTGACTACTGGGGCTGATATTTTGGTGCAACAAGGGATTACTGATTTAAGTAAGTGGAATTGTTTGTGGATTACTATTGCATGGGGTTTTTTCTTTAGGGTTTTGTTTTACTTTAGCTTGTTGCTTGGAAGTAAGAACAAGAGAAGGTAATGTACTACTACTCAGATCGATCGGAGAGTGAATTCAGAATTTGAATACAGATCGAGTGATCACTCAGAGATGAATCTAGAATTTGAATACAAATCGAGATATATTCATTGTTTTTATGATGGATTTATCTTCGCGAGTGCTAAGGGTTGTGTTTGAATTGTAAACAAGGAAatgtttgtctttttttttgttgaagaaaaaattatgttttttttttctgttgaAGTATTTACTCTTTTATTGTAATAGAATAaatgtaatatttttttgacaGTCTAATCAATTGATTATCGTTTCAAAGTTAAGTCTAGAATTTGAATACAGATCGAGTTCGAGCTTGAGACATAATATACAGCCTCACTACTTCTATGATGGATACATTTTCGCGCTCTAAGGGACGTTGTGTATGAAttgttttttaaatattttttttttggtaatgttttttttgatttattttttcacttgaAGGTACTCTTTGATTGTATTAAaacaaatgtattttttttttgacaatttgactaaattattcttattattattatgtcaAAGCTTGTTTGGTGCAAAGTAGTTACTTGCTTGAAGCAAATGAATAGTACCCATGCCCATGTAGGTCACCAAACTGTTAATGaacttaaaaaaaactttttgaaaatcttacatcaTAGTTGACATGTAaatcacaaaagaaaaaaaaattagaagtaGCTACGAATTTTATTAAATCGCTCGTAGCTaatagaaatttttaaaaatttatcattGGCTAAATAGAATTAGTGAtaaaatatgttgtttatctagtcgctaattcttattttttttcagtAGTATGAATAGAGAAGGTCTAATTAGACAACAATAACAGCTCAAAAACTGTAACTTGTTATAGCTAGAGATGAGAAATTAAGAAATTGAGTTTATAAAGTGATTAATAAAATTAGAGAAATGTGTCACTATTCATTTTCATGCATCTTGTTCTAAAAACAATTAATCAATGTGACAAGCAAAAGCAATTACTATATTTCATCTCAACATTTTAATCGATCttgttttctttcaaatctTCTTGAAAATGGTTCTCTTGAGTCGGAAGTCGTCTATCTAAAACAATCTATTTACTCTTCAAAGCTAAGGGTTTCGTCTGCATGCATTCAtccgctctaaattctatttatagaatatattgttattgttatacaTAATATTATAAAGTATAGCGTGGCGTGACATTTAGCAATCTTTTTTCTAGGCTTTGTAAGGAAACCATAGAATGTACtacataatgcatatatatatatatatatatatatatatatatatatataaaactttattttcattcttctttgtattttattttgcatTTATAATTTTCATGATTGTGCCTTTTGGGGGGTTTGTGGGGTGGGCGTACCCTTGTCTAATATTTATAGAGAAATCAATATTTTATAACTTCACTGAAATATAGTATTTTGttggataaaaaataatattatagaCTTATAGCATACTTAATTATAGTAGTAATATTTacatgtttgaaactttttaatcatatatatatgtctatttATTGTCCacagtacattccaacatatatCCCAAAAAAGAATATTTCCAGGCTGGAAACACATGCAATAATTTAGGTTTCTTGTTGGtttcatttaactcatgattgaAGACAGTAGCGTACGTAAAATTTTATGTAAATAGTATCGATTTATTATCATAATTCGATTTCGTATGTTGGTTTGAGTTTAGGGCTGTAAATATTCTAATTTTACTTTGTCTCAAAATAATGTTCAATCAGCCTCATTTCTCGAGCGATTTcggtcatatatatatatatatatatatatatatatatatatatttgagacAAAGTAAAATtagaatatttatatatatatttactcaAAAATGTTATATGGATATGAGAGAGGCGAAATGGTGTATGGTGATGTATAtcttttttatcttttcaaACTTTATTTGTAACTCAATAAAAATGGAGAcaacaaagaaaataatagaataGAAGAATTTTAAACCATTTGGCGATCATATATGTGTCTCAATATTAAAGTGACCAACATGGATCGTATGTACTGCAGTGGTAGGGCTGCTTCATCCTTAATCAGAGGTCTCGGATTCAATTTCTGGGTATAGAGAAAATCTTGTTAAGAGCATTACCTCTAAATGAGCCCTACAATGCGTGATTTGAACTTAGTCGGGGCTCCAATACGACTCCAAATACCGGTGGAAGACCAAAGAAAAGAGACTTAATATTGAAGTGGAAAGTACCTTTATGGCCTTTCTATTCAACAAAATATGTGTAATAGATGAGACTTATTGCACATACGTAGTTACGtacaatgaaagaaaaagatACCTGCAATTAGggttgttcacagttttggttaaaatcaaaattaaattgaaaatttaaccaaatcgaataaaaaaatcgatatttggtttggtttggttttaaatttgaaaaatcgataatatttgatttggttatggttataataaaaaataaccgaaccaaaccgataaatatatacataaaatttataattatttatatgtataatattagtttttcataaataattaaagatattttatatcttttaattattaatttaagatGGTCGaagtacttttgattatattatagattctctagttagtttagtttaattatgtaattttttcattttaatggacaaaattgtttgtattttgaaacctctgtttgacttgttcttttaaatctaaACTGCGTTGCAAGTTTGGTCCACCTGATTTGCCATCAGCATGTCTTTCCCTCAATATACAGCAAAGTTCGTTCTTGTGggccgtgaggaaaa contains the following coding sequences:
- the LOC129881050 gene encoding ABC transporter G family member 6-like, with translation MSRIVAENILQGGESVQFYDQRVQQAVEMSQPSAYSSPTLGQMLKRVGDVRKEVTGDETPVHRILDTSDTQSISSHSLPFVLSFNNLTYSVKVRRKMNFSSILRRPVAGIPITAAASDPLSGENLFTSTKVLLNNISGEARDGEIVAVLGASGSGKSTLIDGLANRIAKESLKGTITLNGEPLDSRLLKIISAYVMQDDLLYPMLTVEETLMFAAEFRLPRTLSKSKKKMRVQALIDQLGLRNAAKTIIGDEGHRGVSGGERRRVSIGIDIIHDPIILFLDEPTSGLDSTSAYMVVKVLQRIAQSGSIVIMSIHQPSYRILGLLDRMLFLSRGQTVYSGSPMNLPHFFADFGHPIPDSENRTEFALDLIRELEGSPGGTKSLVEFNKTWQNTKRSHQNPETVTSTHGLSLKEAISASISRGKLVSGTTSDIHTSPTSMVPTYANPFWIEMLVLSKRSFTNSWRVPELFGIRLGAIVVTGFILATMFWQLDDSPKGVQERLGFFAFAMSTTFYTCADALPVFLQERYIFMRETAYNAYRRSSYCLSHAIVSLPALIFLSFTFAAITFWAVGLDGGFSGFLFYFGIILASFWAGNSFVTFLSGVVPSVMIGYTIVVAILAYFLLFSGFFMNRDRIPPYWIWFHYLSLVKYPYEAVLQNEFNDPTKCFVKGIQMFDNSPLGNVSNELKEKLLSSMSNTLNVKITSSTCVTTGADILVQQGITDLSKWNCLWITIAWGFFFRVLFYFSLLLGSKNKRR